A stretch of DNA from Nocardioides sp. Arc9.136:
TCTGGGCGGTGCGCGACCCCGAGCGCCTCCGGGCCGTCGCGACGCAGCTCCGCGGCGCGCGGGCGCTCATCGCCGACGGCCACCACCGGTACGGCGCCTACCTCCGCCTCCAGCGACGCTTCCCCGGCACGGCCCACGACCGCGGGCTGGCCATGCTGGTCGACCAGGACGACACCCCCCTGTTCCTGGGCGCGATCCACCGGACCCTGGCCGGGAGCCACTTCGACGACGTCCGCGCAGCCGCCGACGCGGTCGGCGCCCGGTTCCGCGAGCGTGCGCACCTCGCCGCCGTCGACGCCCTCGCACCCGACACCCTGGTGGTGACCGACGGGCGGCGCTGGGCGTCGCTCCAGGTGACCGTCGACCACTCCCGCCTGCCGGTGGAGGTCCTGCACGAGGACCTGGTGCCGGCGCTCCCGCGGGGCCCGCACCGCATCGGCTACCACCACTCGGCCGAGGACGCGCTGGCCCACGCCTCGCCGCAGGCGGGCACCGCCGTGCTGCTGCCCGCCCCGGGGGTGGAGACCGTCCTGCGGATCGTCGCCGCGGACCGGTTGCTGCCTGAGAAGGCGACGTCCTTCCAGCCCAAGCCGAGCCTCGGGGTCCTCATCCGGTCGCTGCCCGACGGATGAGCCGCACCGCCCGAACCTCGACCTCGGTCCGGGACGCGGCGGCTCCGCCCGCACGGAAGAACCGCCGGCGCAGGCAGCCGGTCACCTCGACGACGTCGCCCACCCGCCAGCCGGCGACGGAACGGCGTGGGCGGGCCGCCCACACCGCGCACTCCAGCGCATCGACGGTCTGCTTCGAGCGGCCGGGGTCCCCCGTGCGCGTCACCGCCAGGCGGAACACCCACACCGCGTCCCCGCTGGGCAGCACCCGCTCGTGCGGAGCGAGCGACACCCGGCCGACCAGCCGCACCTCGTTCACGTGCTCGACGGCGCCCCCGGCAGCGCTGACCTTCTCCTTCGTGCGTGCAGACATTGCACATCACCTCCGGGACCAACGCTCGGTGCCAGCGCCGACGTCCCGACGCTCGACCCGCCTCATCTGTGGACGCTCGAGCCCGAGCCGGCTCGGTGGACGACAACTGGCGCCCGCACGGCATGGGCGAACTCCACTAGGAAATGCAGAACAGCGCCATCCCCGGAGGGATGGCGCTGTTCTTCAAGTGTTGTCCGGCGGCGTCCTACTCTCCCACAACCTCGCGGTTGCAGTACCATCGGCGCTGAAAGGCTTAACTTCCGGGTTCGGGATGGGACCGGGTGTTTCCCTTTCGCTATGGCCGCCGTAACTCTAGCGGTCCACACCCTGGCGTGTTGTCAGCCGGGTGTGGCCAAGCCTCTGTTCACATGTGTCGTGCACCCACTTATCGTGGGGTCGAACTGTGTTCTGGATTCGTGGACGCGAGCACTCATGCAACGTGGTTGTTGTCTTGGTTGAGTGGTTGTGGGACAAGCCCTCGGCCTATTAGTACCGGTCGGCTAGGCATTGCTGCTGTACACCTCCGGCCTATCAACCCAGTGTTCTGCTG
This window harbors:
- a CDS encoding DUF1015 family protein, coding for MDSSAVVTPPYVAGPLELRPFAALRLAPRRVGDPASARAFARPYAAVPGRLAQWQERGHLTRDHEPALYLHEYTAGGITVRGLVGALDVSRRAGRPEDRAVLPHEGIHPTQADELADRMEQMRLNPAPILLVHRGSSELRDLLTRVQAEPAESEFTDRAQQQHRVWAVRDPERLRAVATQLRGARALIADGHHRYGAYLRLQRRFPGTAHDRGLAMLVDQDDTPLFLGAIHRTLAGSHFDDVRAAADAVGARFRERAHLAAVDALAPDTLVVTDGRRWASLQVTVDHSRLPVEVLHEDLVPALPRGPHRIGYHHSAEDALAHASPQAGTAVLLPAPGVETVLRIVAADRLLPEKATSFQPKPSLGVLIRSLPDG
- a CDS encoding single-stranded DNA-binding protein; translation: MSARTKEKVSAAGGAVEHVNEVRLVGRVSLAPHERVLPSGDAVWVFRLAVTRTGDPGRSKQTVDALECAVWAARPRRSVAGWRVGDVVEVTGCLRRRFFRAGGAAASRTEVEVRAVRLIRRAATG